A stretch of Vibrio maritimus DNA encodes these proteins:
- the pflB gene encoding formate C-acetyltransferase: MAEQFAKAWEGFAAGDWQNEVNVRDFIQKNYTPYEGDESFLVSEGTEATNTLWAKVMEGIKQENSTHAPVDFDTSVISTITSHDAGYINKDLETIVGLQTEAPLKRAIMPNGGVRMIEGSCKAYGRTLDPQVSKIYSEYRKTHNQGVFDVYSPDILKCRKSGVLTGLPDAYGRGRIIGDYRRVALYGVDFLMKDKVAQFHSTQEKLEAGDDLQMTMQLREELQEQHRALGQMKEMAASYGFDISGPATTAKEAIQWTYFGYLAAVKSQNGAAMSLGRTSTFLDVYVERDIAAGIITEEQAQEMIDHFVMKLRMVRFLRTPEYDELFSGDPIWATESMGGMGVDGRTLVTRTNFRFLNTLYTMGPSPEPNITVLWSEQLPDGFKKFCAKVSIDTSSIQYENDDLMRPDFDNDDYAIACCVSPMVIGKHMQFFGARANLAKTLLYVINGGVDEKLKIQVGPKTEAMTDEVLDFDKVWAGLDSFMDWLAKQYVTALNAIHYSHDKYSYEAALMALHDRDVRRTMACGIAGLSVAADSLSAIKYGTVKPIRDEDGIAIDFDISGDYPKFGNNDARVDDMACELVTIFMNKIRKLKTYRDAVPTQSILTITSNVVYGKKTGTTPDGRKAGAPFAPGANPMHGRDEKGAVASLTSVGKLPFADAKDGISYTFSIVPNALGKEEDSQRSNLAGLMDGYFHHETGIEGGQHLNVNVLNRETLEDAVKHPEKYPQLTIRVSGYAVRFNSLTAEQQADVIARTFTESL; encoded by the coding sequence ATGGCAGAGCAATTTGCTAAAGCTTGGGAAGGTTTTGCTGCAGGTGACTGGCAAAACGAAGTAAACGTACGTGACTTCATTCAGAAGAACTACACTCCTTATGAAGGCGACGAGTCTTTCCTAGTTTCTGAAGGTACTGAAGCGACTAACACGCTTTGGGCTAAAGTAATGGAAGGTATCAAGCAGGAAAACAGCACTCACGCTCCTGTTGATTTCGATACTTCTGTTATCTCTACCATCACTTCACATGATGCGGGCTACATCAACAAAGACCTAGAAACAATCGTTGGTCTACAAACTGAAGCGCCTCTTAAGCGTGCAATCATGCCTAACGGCGGCGTGCGCATGATCGAAGGTTCTTGTAAAGCATACGGCCGTACGCTTGACCCACAAGTTTCTAAAATCTACTCAGAGTACCGTAAAACACACAACCAAGGTGTTTTCGATGTTTACTCTCCAGACATCCTAAAATGTCGTAAGTCTGGTGTTCTGACTGGTCTTCCAGATGCATACGGTCGTGGTCGTATCATCGGTGACTACCGTCGTGTAGCACTGTACGGTGTAGACTTCCTAATGAAGGACAAAGTTGCTCAGTTCCACTCTACTCAAGAGAAACTAGAAGCTGGCGACGATCTACAAATGACTATGCAGCTGCGTGAAGAGCTTCAAGAGCAACACCGCGCACTAGGTCAAATGAAAGAAATGGCAGCTTCTTACGGCTTCGACATTTCTGGTCCTGCAACTACTGCAAAAGAAGCAATCCAGTGGACTTACTTCGGTTACCTAGCTGCTGTTAAATCTCAAAACGGCGCGGCTATGTCTCTAGGTCGTACTTCTACTTTCCTAGACGTATACGTTGAGCGTGATATCGCTGCTGGCATCATCACTGAAGAACAAGCTCAGGAAATGATCGACCACTTCGTAATGAAGCTACGTATGGTTCGCTTCCTACGTACTCCTGAGTACGATGAGCTATTCTCTGGCGACCCAATCTGGGCAACAGAATCTATGGGTGGTATGGGTGTTGACGGTCGTACGCTTGTTACGCGTACAAACTTCCGTTTCCTAAACACGCTATACACTATGGGTCCTTCTCCAGAGCCAAACATCACTGTACTTTGGTCTGAGCAGCTACCTGACGGCTTCAAGAAGTTCTGTGCGAAGGTATCTATCGATACTTCTTCTATCCAGTACGAGAACGATGACCTAATGCGTCCAGATTTCGACAACGATGACTACGCTATCGCTTGTTGTGTATCTCCAATGGTTATCGGTAAGCACATGCAGTTCTTCGGCGCTCGTGCAAACCTAGCTAAGACTCTACTTTACGTTATCAACGGCGGTGTAGATGAGAAGCTTAAGATCCAAGTTGGTCCTAAGACTGAAGCAATGACTGACGAAGTTCTAGACTTCGACAAAGTTTGGGCTGGTCTAGACAGCTTCATGGATTGGCTAGCTAAGCAATACGTGACTGCGCTAAACGCAATCCATTACTCTCACGACAAGTACAGCTACGAAGCAGCGCTTATGGCTCTACACGACCGTGACGTACGTCGTACAATGGCTTGTGGTATCGCTGGTCTATCTGTTGCAGCTGACTCTCTATCTGCAATCAAATACGGTACAGTTAAGCCAATCCGTGACGAAGACGGCATCGCGATCGACTTCGACATCTCTGGCGACTACCCGAAATTTGGTAACAACGACGCTCGTGTTGATGACATGGCTTGTGAGCTTGTTACTATCTTCATGAACAAGATCCGTAAGCTTAAGACTTACCGTGATGCAGTACCTACACAGTCTATCCTTACTATCACTTCAAACGTGGTATACGGTAAGAAGACTGGTACTACACCAGACGGTCGTAAAGCAGGTGCTCCATTCGCTCCAGGTGCAAACCCAATGCACGGTCGCGATGAGAAAGGTGCTGTAGCTTCTCTTACTTCTGTAGGTAAACTACCGTTTGCTGACGCTAAAGATGGTATCTCTTACACCTTCTCTATCGTTCCAAACGCACTAGGTAAAGAAGAAGATTCACAACGTTCTAACCTTGCTGGCCTAATGGATGGTTACTTCCACCACGAAACTGGCATCGAAGGTGGTCAACACCTAAACGTGAACGTTCTTAACCGCGAAACTCTAGAAGACGCAGTTAAGCACCCTGAGAAATACCCTCAGCTAACAATCCGTGTATCTGGCTACGCTGTTCGCTTTAACTCTCTAACTGCAGAGCAACAAGCTGACGTAATCGCACGTACGTTCACTGAATCTCTATAA
- a CDS encoding ABC transporter permease encodes MDFSLIIDSLPIYFDGLWTTMWLVATALIIGLCVAIPLAVARNSTNYLFSLPSWGFIYFFRGTPLLVQLYLIYYGMDQFFPVKDTLWENAWFCALVAFVLNTSAYTAEIIRGAINGLPKGEVEAAKAFGMSTWKTYRRIILPSALRRALPAYSNEVIFMLHGSAVAGIVTIMDLTGAARLVNSRYYAPFESFLAAGLFYMALTFIILWCFKKAEKRFLAYLRPLNG; translated from the coding sequence ATGGATTTTTCACTGATTATAGATAGCTTACCCATCTACTTCGATGGCTTGTGGACGACGATGTGGTTAGTCGCGACCGCTCTAATTATTGGTCTGTGTGTAGCGATACCACTAGCAGTTGCTCGTAATAGCACCAATTACCTGTTTAGTTTACCGTCGTGGGGCTTTATCTACTTTTTCCGTGGCACGCCATTGCTGGTACAGCTTTACCTTATTTACTACGGTATGGATCAGTTTTTCCCAGTTAAAGATACACTTTGGGAGAACGCTTGGTTCTGTGCACTGGTGGCGTTTGTTCTCAATACCTCAGCGTATACCGCAGAGATCATACGCGGCGCGATTAACGGATTACCAAAAGGTGAAGTTGAAGCCGCAAAAGCATTTGGCATGAGCACATGGAAAACCTATCGTCGCATCATACTTCCTTCTGCGCTCAGAAGGGCACTACCAGCCTACAGTAATGAAGTAATTTTCATGCTTCATGGCTCTGCTGTAGCGGGTATTGTCACCATAATGGATTTGACTGGTGCTGCGCGACTCGTGAACTCGCGATACTACGCACCCTTTGAGTCGTTCCTAGCGGCAGGCCTGTTCTATATGGCACTGACATTCATAATACTGTGGTGCTTCAAGAAAGCCGAGAAGCGGTTCCTTGCTTATCTAAGGCCATTAAACGGATAA
- a CDS encoding porin yields the protein MKKTLLAVVLPTLFVTGANAAEIFKSEEGSAEFYGQIRTELTSVNDSETDTRTTKLNTSGSRGGINAKYNVSDDLYVHGLVEFGLPGNGEVAGRLHYAGFGGDWGKVSLGRQYTTQDDFYGADFSYWFGGSGIRYLASASFKHDNYIKYAFDGENFSIGAGYGLDENNSAPSTAQLFGSANFGDFDFILGGATDKDEESGVGKLESTAYTGSVGYTFEKSYVQATYYNAEYKNQVLKIKEDAFSVAANYDIQDNATIYAGFEYVKHDALDELLAIGVTNASDNSKNLYAGIVYHLNSWSRIWIEGQYADGTTLGGYSKGADKEFEAQIVDGDFNGAVGFRVYW from the coding sequence ATGAAAAAGACATTATTGGCAGTGGTATTGCCGACTCTATTTGTTACAGGTGCAAACGCAGCAGAAATATTCAAATCTGAAGAAGGTTCTGCAGAATTCTATGGTCAGATTCGTACTGAATTAACAAGTGTTAATGATTCAGAAACGGACACACGTACTACGAAGCTAAATACATCTGGTTCTCGTGGTGGTATCAACGCTAAATACAATGTTAGCGATGATCTATACGTTCACGGTCTAGTTGAATTTGGTCTACCAGGCAACGGTGAAGTTGCAGGTCGTCTGCACTACGCAGGTTTCGGCGGTGACTGGGGTAAAGTATCTCTAGGTCGTCAATACACGACTCAGGATGATTTCTACGGTGCAGATTTCTCTTACTGGTTTGGCGGTTCAGGTATTCGTTACCTAGCGAGTGCTTCGTTCAAACACGACAACTACATTAAGTACGCGTTTGACGGTGAAAACTTCTCTATCGGCGCAGGTTACGGCCTAGATGAGAACAACTCAGCGCCAAGCACCGCTCAGCTTTTCGGTAGCGCAAACTTTGGTGACTTTGACTTTATTCTAGGTGGTGCAACGGATAAGGACGAAGAGTCTGGCGTTGGTAAACTAGAATCAACAGCATACACTGGTTCTGTAGGTTATACGTTTGAGAAATCTTATGTTCAAGCAACTTACTACAACGCAGAGTACAAAAACCAAGTACTAAAAATCAAAGAAGACGCGTTCAGCGTAGCGGCTAACTACGATATCCAAGACAATGCTACTATTTATGCTGGTTTTGAATACGTTAAGCACGATGCACTTGATGAGCTTCTTGCAATCGGTGTAACGAACGCATCTGACAACAGTAAAAACCTATACGCTGGTATCGTATATCACCTAAACAGCTGGTCTCGTATCTGGATTGAAGGTCAATACGCTGACGGTACAACGCTAGGTGGTTACTCTAAGGGCGCTGACAAAGAATTTGAAGCACAAATCGTTGATGGTGACTTCAATGGTGCGGTTGGTTTCCGCGTATACTGGTAA
- a CDS encoding lipid A deacylase LpxR family protein translates to MKIPFVIPLLIASSCAFASERSTLSFSLDNDGIWGTDEDYTNGIFLSYTSSAITPWAIFRPLSLSYWGASSLDKIEFQLGHKMWTPSDIEAEVPIANDRPYAGYFHGELNYISLHPQQAQRFNVTLGSTGEGSFADKAQQLVHSIVGSADPKGWAYQIEDRVVGSVGYLTHLNLQREPLFGNTGWEVSNVTEANLGNFRSDISTGMMFRFGSELGGNFGSANIGTENPFKAGMIGASNQGWFTYFGVKARYRFNDITIEGDRPGIPEPSDAYDVTLQPIQGEAVLGATWYNAYVGINLFAGTKSAEYKEAPRNVYGNGGISLFAFF, encoded by the coding sequence ATGAAGATCCCATTTGTAATACCTCTGCTTATCGCCAGCAGTTGTGCCTTCGCTTCAGAGCGTTCCACCCTCTCCTTTTCACTGGATAATGACGGTATTTGGGGTACCGACGAAGACTACACGAACGGAATCTTCCTCTCCTACACGAGTAGTGCCATCACGCCTTGGGCGATTTTCAGACCACTAAGTCTCTCTTATTGGGGAGCATCTTCGCTCGACAAGATTGAATTCCAACTCGGTCATAAGATGTGGACGCCCTCCGATATTGAAGCTGAAGTCCCAATCGCCAACGACCGCCCTTATGCTGGCTATTTTCACGGTGAGTTAAATTACATTAGTTTGCACCCACAGCAGGCACAGCGATTTAATGTCACGCTGGGAAGTACCGGCGAAGGGTCTTTTGCAGATAAAGCTCAGCAGTTGGTTCATTCCATAGTCGGGTCAGCCGACCCCAAAGGCTGGGCTTATCAAATAGAAGATAGAGTCGTTGGCAGTGTCGGTTACCTAACACACCTCAATTTGCAGCGAGAGCCTTTGTTTGGCAACACCGGTTGGGAGGTTTCTAATGTCACCGAAGCGAACTTGGGCAACTTTAGAAGTGATATCTCTACCGGGATGATGTTTCGATTTGGCTCTGAATTAGGCGGTAACTTCGGTTCAGCAAACATCGGCACAGAGAACCCATTTAAAGCAGGTATGATTGGCGCGTCGAATCAAGGCTGGTTTACTTACTTTGGCGTTAAAGCACGCTATCGATTTAACGACATCACTATAGAGGGCGATCGCCCCGGCATACCAGAGCCAAGCGATGCTTATGATGTCACCCTTCAGCCGATTCAAGGTGAAGCGGTCTTAGGCGCGACATGGTACAACGCTTATGTGGGGATCAACCTCTTTGCTGGCACCAAGTCGGCCGAATATAAAGAAGCACCGAGAAACGTGTACGGAAATGGTGGAATTTCACTGTTTGCCTTCTTTTAA
- a CDS encoding DUF3360 family protein produces the protein MSDAVNKAHSDSDIETKSYQELHRPASEFASRSEYLDHELQIMKPRRYGLNLPGRDFRFELEDLVPALAGTIGIIAMYSAVMMSWADGLTAAWDHVNLGKEFAIEVARVEMLIPALLFCVLASGFINPRANLAGNHGPMIPLIGSIALAGAHPLALAILLGVFGLLLSYFKGGSKLVNLTSQGTAGGLLIFLGFTGTMSQIGSIQEWAVGLQSANVEAGSMGYVGLIVLGINIAVYAYLAKINMRWLAIPVCAVTGLLLALGLGAGFDLTFETEMGLPNLNPVYWWGSTEQGWMLGLPNLQHFIASLPFAILAVAMWSPDFLGHRIFQELNYPRKTEKVLMDVDDTMTMCSVRQMVGTAVGGGNITSSWGTYMIPAAIAKRPIPAGAILLGSLCIIVAILGFPMDVAVWPPVMRVALLVGVFLPLLEAGMQMVKETKDSQAAGICIFASVVANPVLAWALTMFLDNNGLIGDKERASRLSFVDKIVIPVGVFVVCLVAMLAVGMLEGQYGIPAFL, from the coding sequence ATGTCAGACGCAGTTAACAAAGCGCATTCTGATTCGGATATCGAGACTAAGAGCTATCAAGAGCTTCACCGTCCAGCATCTGAGTTTGCCAGCCGCTCTGAATACCTAGACCACGAACTTCAAATCATGAAACCGCGCCGCTATGGTTTAAACCTACCGGGTCGCGACTTCCGTTTTGAACTAGAAGATTTGGTACCTGCTCTTGCTGGTACTATCGGCATTATCGCAATGTACTCAGCGGTAATGATGTCATGGGCAGACGGTCTAACCGCTGCTTGGGATCACGTAAACCTTGGTAAAGAGTTTGCTATCGAGGTAGCGCGTGTAGAAATGCTTATCCCAGCGCTTCTATTCTGTGTTCTTGCATCTGGTTTCATCAACCCTAGAGCTAACCTTGCCGGTAACCACGGCCCGATGATCCCACTTATCGGTTCTATCGCGCTTGCAGGTGCTCACCCTCTTGCTCTTGCCATCCTTCTTGGTGTATTCGGTTTATTGCTAAGTTACTTTAAAGGTGGCTCTAAGCTGGTAAACCTCACCTCTCAAGGTACCGCGGGCGGTCTCTTAATATTCCTAGGCTTTACTGGCACCATGAGCCAAATCGGCTCGATTCAAGAATGGGCAGTAGGTCTACAATCTGCAAACGTTGAAGCAGGCAGCATGGGCTATGTTGGCCTTATCGTGCTTGGTATCAACATCGCGGTTTATGCTTACCTAGCGAAGATCAACATGCGTTGGTTGGCTATCCCAGTGTGTGCGGTAACGGGTCTTCTTCTGGCTCTTGGTCTAGGCGCTGGTTTCGATTTAACGTTCGAAACTGAAATGGGTCTTCCAAACCTAAACCCAGTTTACTGGTGGGGCAGCACAGAGCAAGGTTGGATGCTTGGTCTTCCTAACCTTCAACACTTCATTGCTTCTCTACCGTTTGCAATCCTAGCGGTTGCGATGTGGTCTCCAGACTTCCTTGGTCACCGTATCTTCCAAGAGCTGAACTACCCACGTAAGACTGAAAAAGTTCTGATGGACGTAGATGACACTATGACTATGTGTTCTGTACGTCAGATGGTTGGTACTGCAGTTGGTGGTGGTAACATCACATCTTCTTGGGGTACTTACATGATCCCAGCTGCAATCGCTAAGCGTCCTATCCCAGCGGGTGCGATTCTACTTGGTTCTCTATGTATCATCGTTGCTATTCTTGGCTTCCCAATGGATGTTGCAGTATGGCCACCAGTAATGCGCGTTGCTCTTCTGGTAGGTGTATTCCTTCCTCTACTTGAAGCGGGTATGCAGATGGTTAAAGAGACAAAAGATTCACAAGCTGCAGGTATCTGTATCTTTGCATCAGTAGTAGCGAACCCAGTACTTGCTTGGGCTCTAACTATGTTCTTAGACAATAATGGTCTAATTGGTGACAAAGAGCGTGCTTCTCGTCTATCTTTTGTAGATAAGATTGTCATCCCAGTTGGCGTATTCGTAGTCTGCCTAGTAGCGATGCTCGCTGTAGGTATGCTTGAAGGACAGTATGGAATCCCAGCTTTCCTATAA
- a CDS encoding ABC transporter substrate-binding protein yields MKKWLMVAALAATAATGVAQAKEWKTVRFGIEGAYPPFSWTEADGSIKGFDVDMANALCEELKAKCVIVPQDWDGIIPSLLARKYDAIIAAMSITEERKKKVDFTGKYAQIPNKFIAKKGAGLDFDNLSGAKIGVQRATTHDKYLTDNYGDQVEIVRYGSFDEAYLDLANGRIAAVLGDASALEEGVINKDGGDAYEFVGPSLTDAKWFGEGMGIAVRKQDKDLTKQLDAAITSLRASGKYDEIASKYFNYDVYGQ; encoded by the coding sequence ATGAAAAAGTGGTTAATGGTAGCAGCACTTGCTGCAACAGCGGCGACTGGAGTAGCACAGGCTAAGGAATGGAAGACAGTGCGCTTTGGTATTGAAGGTGCATACCCTCCATTTAGCTGGACAGAGGCAGACGGTTCTATCAAAGGTTTCGACGTTGATATGGCTAACGCGCTTTGTGAAGAGCTAAAAGCGAAATGTGTGATCGTTCCTCAAGACTGGGATGGCATCATTCCTTCTCTTCTTGCTCGTAAATACGATGCAATCATCGCAGCGATGTCTATCACTGAAGAACGTAAGAAGAAAGTTGACTTCACTGGTAAGTACGCTCAAATCCCTAACAAATTCATCGCTAAGAAAGGCGCAGGTCTAGACTTCGACAACCTAAGCGGTGCGAAGATCGGTGTACAACGTGCGACTACTCACGACAAATACCTAACTGATAACTACGGCGATCAAGTAGAAATCGTACGTTACGGTTCTTTCGACGAAGCGTACCTTGACCTAGCAAACGGCCGTATCGCAGCAGTACTTGGTGACGCATCAGCTCTAGAAGAGGGTGTGATCAACAAAGACGGCGGCGATGCATACGAGTTTGTTGGTCCTTCTCTAACTGATGCGAAATGGTTCGGTGAAGGTATGGGTATTGCAGTACGTAAGCAAGACAAAGACCTAACGAAGCAACTTGACGCTGCAATCACTTCACTACGTGCAAGTGGCAAGTACGACGAGATTGCGTCTAAGTACTTTAACTACGACGTTTACGGTCAATAA
- a CDS encoding ABC transporter permease, with protein sequence MLDLQGYEASILKGAVLTIEVAVLSLILAMVLGMLGALAKLAPYKWARAIATLYTTIIRGIPDLVLMMLIFFGGQILLNNSLYATNEWLNEWFASSNPNHEWTSYLPDYIDVSPFIAGVLTIGFIFGAYMAETFRGAIMAVDKGEMEAAKAYGMSSTLAFRRILLPQMIRHALPGFGNNWLVLLKTTALVSIIGLEDMVRMSSLAAGTTKMPFTFYMAVSIIFLIFTSVSTGLLKLVERKFSIHVR encoded by the coding sequence ATGCTCGATTTACAAGGATATGAAGCCTCAATTCTCAAAGGGGCCGTACTCACTATAGAAGTGGCGGTGTTATCACTGATCCTCGCTATGGTGCTTGGTATGTTAGGTGCGCTTGCAAAATTAGCACCCTACAAATGGGCTCGCGCGATTGCGACCCTCTATACGACGATCATTCGAGGCATTCCAGACCTCGTGCTTATGATGCTGATCTTTTTCGGCGGACAGATTCTTCTCAACAACAGTTTGTACGCAACAAACGAGTGGTTGAATGAGTGGTTTGCTTCGAGCAACCCAAATCACGAATGGACATCTTACCTTCCAGACTACATTGATGTATCGCCATTTATTGCTGGTGTACTGACAATTGGTTTCATCTTCGGTGCATACATGGCAGAGACTTTCCGTGGTGCGATCATGGCCGTGGATAAGGGTGAAATGGAAGCGGCAAAAGCTTACGGTATGAGTTCAACGTTAGCGTTTCGTCGAATCTTGCTTCCGCAAATGATTCGTCATGCTCTACCAGGGTTTGGTAACAACTGGTTAGTACTGCTCAAGACAACCGCACTAGTGTCAATTATTGGCTTGGAAGATATGGTACGTATGAGCTCTCTAGCCGCAGGTACGACTAAGATGCCATTTACCTTTTACATGGCGGTGTCCATTATCTTCTTGATCTTCACCAGTGTTTCAACCGGTTTACTTAAGCTTGTTGAACGCAAATTCAGTATTCATGTGAGGTAA
- a CDS encoding ABC transporter ATP-binding protein, translated as MNDVPALDIKELHKTFGQNEVLKGISLAAHKGDVISIIGSSGSGKSTFLRCINLLETPTEGEIWVNGELIEMKKNRQGESLPANEKQVQRIRSRLAMVFQGFNLWSHMTVLENIIEAPIHVLGVPKAQAIENAELLLKKVGLYERRDYYPGHLSGGQQQRAAIARALAVEPEVMLFDEPTSALDPELVGEVLGVMQDLAEEGRTMLVVTHEMAFARDVSNHVMFLHQGRVEEQGDPAKLFTNPESERLQQFISSIY; from the coding sequence ATGAATGATGTACCCGCGCTGGACATAAAAGAGCTGCACAAGACCTTTGGTCAAAATGAAGTTTTGAAGGGAATTTCCCTCGCTGCACACAAAGGTGATGTCATCTCAATTATTGGCTCATCTGGTTCTGGTAAAAGTACCTTTCTACGTTGTATCAATCTACTAGAAACGCCTACTGAAGGTGAAATTTGGGTCAATGGTGAATTGATCGAAATGAAGAAAAACCGTCAGGGTGAATCACTTCCTGCCAATGAAAAGCAAGTTCAACGAATCCGTTCTCGTTTAGCCATGGTTTTTCAAGGGTTTAATCTTTGGTCGCACATGACGGTTCTAGAGAACATCATCGAAGCACCGATCCATGTTCTTGGTGTGCCGAAGGCACAGGCTATCGAAAATGCAGAGCTTCTACTTAAGAAAGTGGGCTTGTATGAGCGTCGTGATTACTACCCAGGGCACTTGTCCGGCGGTCAGCAGCAGCGAGCTGCTATTGCGCGAGCGCTGGCGGTTGAGCCTGAAGTGATGCTGTTCGATGAACCAACGTCTGCACTCGACCCTGAGTTGGTAGGTGAAGTTCTCGGTGTAATGCAAGATCTGGCCGAAGAGGGCAGAACGATGCTGGTGGTAACCCATGAAATGGCGTTCGCTAGAGACGTATCTAATCATGTTATGTTCTTGCACCAAGGCCGAGTAGAAGAACAGGGCGATCCTGCAAAGCTGTTCACTAACCCAGAATCAGAACGTTTACAGCAATTTATCTCATCTATCTACTAA
- a CDS encoding flagellar sheath protein A yields MKKAVMLPLVAAISGAMIGCGGGGGGSSTPPGPSLTYYTFSFYKSAEVDYNSSSSCTVYDLREDNGDTKALNYYAIGSSLDAFLKAVYSDAEGNQVGSEVSASNGTLKIALENIPDDGYVTLQEQYGNQVFAQSFSKEVLSSDSSMRSTYLSVRNPASQGSCLTGGNDTPTTVTNLAYTNDEDATGNPNIQLYYDSQLETITSTNNTLDSIEGVRNESTMISQYRTTDRSQLFQYGFNGWNGNSMKFTGNLGTADTSKSQIVSTTPTIDLNAIYNNFMYELAELPVSGNQANYYHPDERQGETWAYSMSGSIAAAGWEASYQDVISTTWSISIDDEGLFMSNNANDAKPSVSNETVDVRASIAVDTEKGLQRIAYEQGQGGYLVKHAVYTHISPTVKIPQLDLSEFSSSVADSLRITSSSKISQSYLFTENDKDMALSDFMTAFRHGGDGNVDNDNMSIVKSLQDMRYTLNNIAQTRSYYLHRYDN; encoded by the coding sequence ATGAAAAAAGCAGTAATGTTGCCACTAGTAGCAGCAATTTCAGGTGCCATGATTGGTTGTGGTGGCGGCGGTGGTGGTAGTTCAACGCCACCTGGACCTAGCCTTACTTATTATACATTCAGCTTTTATAAGTCAGCAGAAGTTGACTATAACTCTTCTTCAAGTTGTACGGTTTACGATCTTCGCGAAGACAATGGCGATACCAAGGCGTTGAACTACTACGCAATTGGCAGTTCGTTGGATGCGTTCCTGAAGGCTGTTTACTCAGATGCAGAAGGAAATCAGGTTGGCTCTGAAGTTTCAGCTTCAAATGGTACGCTTAAGATTGCATTAGAAAATATTCCTGACGATGGATATGTGACTTTACAAGAGCAGTACGGTAACCAAGTATTTGCTCAATCGTTTTCGAAAGAAGTGCTTAGTTCTGATTCGAGTATGAGAAGCACGTATCTATCAGTTCGTAACCCTGCTTCACAAGGTTCATGTTTGACAGGAGGTAATGACACTCCAACGACAGTGACCAACCTCGCTTACACAAACGATGAGGATGCAACAGGTAACCCAAACATCCAGCTTTACTATGATTCACAGCTAGAGACTATTACGAGTACTAACAATACGTTGGATTCGATTGAAGGCGTTAGAAATGAAAGTACGATGATCAGTCAGTATCGCACTACAGATCGTAGTCAACTATTCCAATATGGCTTTAATGGTTGGAATGGCAATAGCATGAAGTTTACTGGCAACCTTGGTACGGCGGATACATCTAAGTCACAGATTGTCAGTACAACTCCGACTATAGACTTGAACGCCATTTACAATAACTTCATGTATGAACTCGCGGAACTACCAGTTAGCGGCAATCAGGCGAACTACTACCACCCAGATGAAAGACAGGGCGAAACTTGGGCTTACAGCATGAGTGGCTCGATTGCGGCAGCAGGTTGGGAAGCAAGCTATCAAGATGTCATTAGTACGACGTGGTCGATCTCTATCGATGACGAAGGACTGTTTATGTCTAACAATGCTAACGATGCGAAACCATCAGTTTCAAACGAAACTGTAGATGTACGAGCCAGTATTGCGGTCGATACAGAAAAGGGTCTTCAACGTATCGCCTATGAACAAGGCCAAGGTGGTTATCTAGTTAAGCATGCTGTTTATACTCACATATCTCCAACAGTTAAAATTCCTCAGCTTGACTTAAGTGAATTTAGTAGCAGTGTTGCAGATAGTTTGAGAATTACTTCTTCTTCTAAAATCTCTCAGTCCTATTTGTTTACAGAGAATGATAAAGATATGGCGCTGTCAGACTTCATGACTGCATTTAGACACGGTGGTGATGGTAACGTAGACAATGACAACATGAGTATTGTTAAGTCATTACAAGATATGAGATACACGTTGAACAATATTGCGCAAACAAGATCGTACTATCTACATCGTTACGACAACTAA